The genomic stretch CGGCAAGTTCGACCGGGTCGCCGGCGTCCCGCAGATTGACGAAGTTTACCCCTTTGACCACCCGCCCCCGGTCCACATCAAGGCAGGGAATGATCCTTTTAGCTAACAATCTCTTTCCCCTCCGCCGCGGCAATGGCCTCTGCCAACGAGAGCCGCCCGTCGTAGAGCGCCTTGCCGATGATCACCGCTTCGACGCCCGCTTCCTCGAGCTCCCGCAGCGCCCGGATATCCTCCACTCTTGAGACGCCGCCGGAAGCGATCACCTTCAGCCCCGTCACCCGCGCAAAGTCGCCTACCGCCGCAATGTTGGGACCCATCAAGGTCCCGTCGCGCGCGATGTCGGTGAAGACCACCCGCTCCACACCGCACTCTTTAAGCTGCCGCCCGAAGGCCGCGGCTTCGACGCCAGATAGACTTTCCCAGCCGCGCACCGCCACCACCCCGTCGCGGCAGTCAACGCTCGCCAGCACGCGCGCCCCGAAATCGCGGACGAGCTCCCGCAGCAGCGATGTATCGGTAACGGCCGCCGTGCCGAGGATGACCCGCGCCACCCCGCAGGCGAGCGCCGCTTCAACCGCCGCGCGGTCCCTGATGCCACCACCAACCTGCACCGGGATCGCGACCGCCGCAACTATTTCCCGGATCAGCGGCAGGTGGGCCGGCCGGCCAGCAAAGGCGCCGTCCAGATCGACCACGTGCAGCATCTTAGCCCCGGCCGCCTCCCAGCGGCGGGCTACAGTTACCGGGTCCCCAGAGTAAACCGTTTCTTTATCGGGACGCCCTTCCACCAGGCGGACGCACCGGCCCCCGCGCAGGTCGATTGCCGGGATTACAAGCATTCGGCCACCAGCCTCCCGAAATTCCCGAGGATTTTCAGCCCCCACGTGCTCGATTTCTCCGGGTGAAACTGAACGCCAAAAACCTTACCCCTACCCACCGCAGCGGCAAAGCGCACGCCGTACGCCGTTTCGGCCAGCACAATTTCCTTTTCCGCCGGGTCAACGTAGTAGGAGTGCACAAAATAAAAGTGGGTCCGGTCCGGGATGCCGGCAAAAAGCGGTGACGGTCCCGAAAACTCCACCTCGTTCCAGCCCATGTGGGGCACTTTTACCCCCCCAGGCAGGCGCCGCACCCGCCCTTTGAAATAGCCGAGACCCGGTGTCTCGCCCCACTCCTCGCTCACCTCAAAAAGAAGCTGCATCCCCAGACAGATGCCGAGAAAAGGCTTCCCTTGGCTCAAAACCCGGTGCAGGGCGTCGAGTAACCCGGTGCTCTTCAGGTTGGCCATCGCGTCGGCGAAGGCACCTACCCCGGGCAGGATGACGCCGGCAGCCCCCGCCACCACTTCCGGCTCCCGCGTCACCACCGCGGCAAAGCCGGCTTTCGCGATACCTTTTTCGACACTCCGCAGGTTCCCCATCCCGTAATCCACAATCGCAATCACTGCCGTGCCTCCCACAAAGAAAAAGCCCGCAATGCCTCTCGCCGCAACGTCCCGCTCCCGCCAACCCCTCACTCTTTCAGGAAGCGGGAACTTATGCCCCACAAACTGCGGTCACAATGTCCCTTTCGTCGACGGGACACCCTGCACCCGCGGGTCCCGGGCTACCGCGTCGCCGAGCGCCCGCCCGCAGCTCTTGAAGAGCGCCTCGCAGACGTGGTGGGTATTCCGTCCGGCGAAGACCCGGAGGTGAAGCGTGATCCCCGCGTTGACCGCAAAGGCCCGGAAAAACTCGGGCACCAACTCCGTGTCGAAATCCCCCACGCGGGCAGCCGGCAGCTGGCCCTCGAAAAAGAGTGCCCCCCGCCCGCTGATATCAACCGCCGCGAGCGCCAAAGCCTCGTCCATCGGGATAATCGCGTGGCCAAAGCGGCGGATGCCCTCCTTGGTCCCTATCGCCCGGGCAAAGGCCTGCCCGAGGGCGATACCCACATCTTCCACCGTATGGTGGGCGTCGACGTGCAGGTCTCCCTGCGCCGCCACCTCGAGGTCGAAAGAGGCAAAGCGCGCTAACAGCGCCAGCATATGCTCGAAAAACCCTACCCCGGTGTTGATAGCCGCTCGGCCGCCGCCGTCAAGGGCGAGGCTTACCCGCACCGCCGTTTCCGCCGTTTCCCGCGCCACACTCGCCTTTCGTTCAGACACCGCTTGAACCCTCCCCTTCCGCTACCACCTCGGCTAAGGCCTGTAAGAAGGCCTCGTTCTCCGCCGGCGTCCCTACCGTCACCCGCAAGCAGCGCTCAAGCCCTGGCCCCGCCACGTTCCGGATGAGCACCCGCCGCGCCAGCAGTCCCGCATAAACCTTCTCCGCTGGCAGCGGCGTCCGGAAGAGGATGAAGTTTGCCCGGGACGGGAAGACTTCCACGCCTCCTATCTGCTTCATGCGCCGGTAAAGCTCCTCCCGGTTGGCAATGATCTCCTCCATCCGTTGCCGGAAGAGCGGCTGGTATTCGAGAACCGTAACCGCCGCCAACTGGGAGAAGCTGTTGAGGTTAAACGGCTGTTTCACCTTCAAGAGGCCCGCAATGACCGCCGGGTCCGCTACCAGGTAGCCTACCCGGAGACCCGCCAGGCCGAAGGCCTTCGAAAATGTGCGCAGCACCACCAGCCGGGGGTAGCGGCGCACCAGGTCGCAGCAACTTTCGCCGGCAAACTCCGCGTAAGCTTCGTCAAGCAGCACCAGGCCAGCCGCCTCCGCCGCCAGCGCCTCAACCGCCTCCCGGGGCACCGTATTCCCTGTCGGATTATTTGGCGAGCAAACAACGACCACCCGTGTGCCCGGGGCCCGCGCCTCGCGCAGCAGGGCCGCAAGGTCGAGGGAAAAATCCTCCCGCCGCGCCACCGCCGCCACCGCCGCGCCAGCGATCCGGCTGTGGATTGCGTACATCGAAAAGGTCGGCGGCGTGATCACCACCCGCCCACCGCCGCCGAAGGATAGGAAGAGGTTGAGGATCAGCTCGTCGGAGCCGTTCCCGGCCAGGATGTTCTCCGGCGCCATTCCCGTATACGCCGCTATCCGCCGGCGGAGCTCGGTCGCTTCGGGGTCCGGGTAGCGGGTGAAGGTCTGGCCGCTCAAGCGCCGGACAACCTCGGCCAGCACTTCCGGTGCAAAGTCGTAAGGGTTCTCGTTGGCGTCAAGCTTAATGTATCCGGGATAGTGCGGTACAGCATAAGGAACCAGGTCCCGCAAATCCGGGCGGAGAAGTGATAGCAACTCTTCAGCCATTGTCCGTCCCCTTCACCTTCAACGCCGCGCCCCTTTGTTCTTTGCGCACCTCGATCGCCAACCGGTGCGCCGGGAGCCCCTCCACAGAAGCAAGCAGCACCGCCGGCCCCGCTAATTTGGCGAAGGCCTCTGGCGACAGGAAGGTAAAGTTGGTGCGCTTCAGAAAATCCTCCACGCCGAGCGGCGAGAAAAAGCGGGCGGTGCCCCCGGTCGGCAGGACGTGGTTTGGCCCGGCAATGTAGTCGCCCATTGGCACCGGCGCGTAGTTCCCCAAGAAAACGGCGCCGGCGTTTTTCACCTTCTCGAGCCAGG from Thermodesulfitimonas autotrophica encodes the following:
- the hisA gene encoding 1-(5-phosphoribosyl)-5-[(5-phosphoribosylamino)methylideneamino]imidazole-4-carboxamide isomerase; the encoded protein is MLVIPAIDLRGGRCVRLVEGRPDKETVYSGDPVTVARRWEAAGAKMLHVVDLDGAFAGRPAHLPLIREIVAAVAIPVQVGGGIRDRAAVEAALACGVARVILGTAAVTDTSLLRELVRDFGARVLASVDCRDGVVAVRGWESLSGVEAAAFGRQLKECGVERVVFTDIARDGTLMGPNIAAVGDFARVTGLKVIASGGVSRVEDIRALRELEEAGVEAVIIGKALYDGRLSLAEAIAAAEGKEIVS
- the hisB gene encoding imidazoleglycerol-phosphate dehydratase HisB — encoded protein: MSERKASVARETAETAVRVSLALDGGGRAAINTGVGFFEHMLALLARFASFDLEVAAQGDLHVDAHHTVEDVGIALGQAFARAIGTKEGIRRFGHAIIPMDEALALAAVDISGRGALFFEGQLPAARVGDFDTELVPEFFRAFAVNAGITLHLRVFAGRNTHHVCEALFKSCGRALGDAVARDPRVQGVPSTKGTL
- the hisH gene encoding imidazole glycerol phosphate synthase subunit HisH; protein product: MIAIVDYGMGNLRSVEKGIAKAGFAAVVTREPEVVAGAAGVILPGVGAFADAMANLKSTGLLDALHRVLSQGKPFLGICLGMQLLFEVSEEWGETPGLGYFKGRVRRLPGGVKVPHMGWNEVEFSGPSPLFAGIPDRTHFYFVHSYYVDPAEKEIVLAETAYGVRFAAAVGRGKVFGVQFHPEKSSTWGLKILGNFGRLVAECL
- the hisC gene encoding histidinol-phosphate transaminase, producing MAEELLSLLRPDLRDLVPYAVPHYPGYIKLDANENPYDFAPEVLAEVVRRLSGQTFTRYPDPEATELRRRIAAYTGMAPENILAGNGSDELILNLFLSFGGGGRVVITPPTFSMYAIHSRIAGAAVAAVARREDFSLDLAALLREARAPGTRVVVVCSPNNPTGNTVPREAVEALAAEAAGLVLLDEAYAEFAGESCCDLVRRYPRLVVLRTFSKAFGLAGLRVGYLVADPAVIAGLLKVKQPFNLNSFSQLAAVTVLEYQPLFRQRMEEIIANREELYRRMKQIGGVEVFPSRANFILFRTPLPAEKVYAGLLARRVLIRNVAGPGLERCLRVTVGTPAENEAFLQALAEVVAEGEGSSGV